Proteins co-encoded in one Aggregicoccus sp. 17bor-14 genomic window:
- a CDS encoding M13 family metallopeptidase: protein MILRKNPLATAALRALLAGSATALVAACASSAPAEKASADKASAATASTAPAAAPATPAPPPPAASPKPTYGTFGVDTAGMDRSVPPGDSFYKFVNGTWDKNTEIPADRSSYGMFTKLADDAAKVNRALIEGAAKADAPEGSETRKIGDYFNTYMDEQGIEQQGTKPLQPELARIQGLKDRKALSQYLGDTLRADVDALNTGDVNTERLMGVWVTLDLNDPSRYAPVLMQGGLMLPDRSYYLENNPKFQEVRQQYVQHVAKMLGLAGVKNPEAAAKRVMALETKIARVHWKQEDTQDVAHTNNPWKRSEFARRAPGLDWNAYLTAGGLGDQQHFIVWQPSAITGLAKLVGAEPMQSWKDYLAYHAVERAAAVMPKAFVDESFAFFGQTLSGAKEQRARWKRGVDLTNEALGEAIGKLYVQKYFPPEAKAQADAMVKNVIAALAARIDGLEWMTPETKVKAKEKLTTLKVGIGHPDKWIDYSSLEVKPGDAYGNLERYSRFETKRQLAKLGQPIDRSEWFMVPQEVNALNAPQLNAIIFPAAILQPPFFDPNADPAVNYGGIGTVIGHEIVHSFDDTGAQFDAQGKLANWWTKEDGEKFKAAGKELADQYSSYHPLPDLAINGNLTLGENIADLGGIAASFGGYHMSLGGKEAPVLDGFTGDQRFFLGFAQVWRTKYREPLLRRLLLTDGHSPGEQRASTVRNVDAWYKAFDVKPGTALYLTPEQRVHMW, encoded by the coding sequence ATGATCCTCCGCAAGAACCCCCTGGCCACGGCCGCCCTGCGCGCGCTGCTGGCCGGTTCCGCCACGGCGCTCGTCGCCGCGTGCGCCAGCTCGGCCCCGGCCGAGAAGGCCTCGGCCGACAAGGCTTCGGCCGCAACCGCCTCCACCGCGCCCGCGGCCGCGCCGGCCACGCCCGCGCCGCCGCCGCCCGCGGCGAGCCCCAAGCCCACCTACGGCACCTTCGGCGTGGACACCGCCGGCATGGACCGCTCGGTGCCCCCGGGCGACAGCTTCTACAAGTTCGTGAACGGCACCTGGGACAAGAACACGGAGATCCCCGCGGACCGCTCGTCGTACGGGATGTTCACGAAGCTCGCGGACGACGCGGCCAAGGTGAACCGCGCGCTCATCGAGGGAGCGGCCAAGGCGGACGCGCCCGAGGGCAGCGAGACGCGCAAGATCGGCGACTACTTCAACACGTACATGGACGAGCAGGGCATCGAGCAGCAGGGCACGAAGCCGCTCCAGCCCGAGCTCGCGCGCATCCAGGGGCTCAAGGATCGCAAGGCGCTCTCGCAGTACCTGGGTGACACGCTGCGCGCGGACGTGGACGCGCTCAACACCGGCGACGTCAACACCGAGCGCCTCATGGGCGTGTGGGTGACCCTGGACCTCAACGATCCCAGCCGCTACGCGCCGGTGCTGATGCAGGGCGGCCTCATGCTGCCGGACCGCAGCTACTACCTGGAGAACAACCCCAAGTTCCAGGAGGTGCGCCAGCAGTACGTGCAGCACGTGGCGAAGATGCTCGGCCTGGCCGGCGTGAAGAACCCGGAGGCCGCGGCCAAGCGCGTGATGGCGCTGGAGACGAAGATCGCCCGCGTGCACTGGAAGCAGGAGGACACGCAGGACGTGGCCCACACCAACAACCCGTGGAAGCGCAGCGAGTTCGCGCGCCGCGCCCCCGGGCTGGACTGGAACGCGTACCTCACGGCGGGCGGGCTCGGGGACCAGCAGCACTTCATCGTCTGGCAGCCCAGCGCCATCACCGGCCTCGCGAAGCTGGTGGGCGCGGAGCCGATGCAGAGCTGGAAGGACTACCTCGCCTACCACGCGGTCGAGCGCGCCGCGGCGGTGATGCCCAAGGCCTTCGTGGACGAGAGCTTCGCCTTCTTCGGCCAGACCCTCTCCGGCGCGAAGGAGCAGCGCGCGCGCTGGAAGCGCGGCGTGGACCTGACCAACGAGGCGCTCGGTGAGGCCATCGGCAAGCTCTACGTGCAGAAGTACTTCCCGCCCGAGGCCAAGGCCCAGGCGGACGCGATGGTGAAGAACGTGATCGCGGCGCTCGCCGCCCGCATCGACGGGCTGGAGTGGATGACGCCCGAGACCAAGGTGAAGGCGAAGGAGAAGCTGACCACGCTCAAGGTGGGCATCGGCCACCCGGACAAGTGGATCGACTACTCGAGCCTCGAGGTGAAGCCGGGCGACGCGTACGGCAACCTGGAGCGCTACAGCCGCTTCGAGACGAAGCGCCAGCTCGCGAAGCTGGGGCAGCCCATCGACCGCAGCGAGTGGTTCATGGTGCCGCAGGAGGTGAACGCGCTGAACGCGCCGCAGCTCAACGCCATCATCTTCCCGGCCGCCATCCTGCAGCCCCCCTTCTTCGACCCCAACGCGGACCCCGCGGTGAACTACGGCGGCATCGGCACGGTCATCGGCCACGAGATCGTCCACAGCTTCGACGACACCGGCGCCCAGTTCGACGCGCAGGGCAAGCTGGCCAACTGGTGGACGAAGGAGGACGGGGAGAAGTTCAAGGCGGCCGGCAAGGAGCTGGCGGACCAGTACAGCAGCTACCACCCGCTGCCGGACCTGGCGATCAACGGCAACCTCACCCTCGGCGAGAACATCGCGGACCTGGGCGGCATCGCGGCCTCGTTCGGCGGCTACCACATGTCGCTGGGCGGCAAGGAGGCCCCGGTGCTGGACGGCTTCACGGGCGACCAGCGCTTCTTCCTCGGCTTCGCCCAGGTGTGGCGCACCAAGTACCGCGAGCCCCTGCTGCGCCGCCTCCTGCTCACCGACGGGCACTCCCCCGGCGAGCAGCGCGCCTCCACGGTGCGCAACGTGGACGCCTGGTACAAGGCCTTCGACGTGAAGCCGGGCACCGCGCTGTACCTGACGCCCGAGCAGCGCGTGCACATGTGGTAG
- a CDS encoding DUF6321 domain-containing protein: MASRRASRSRSTSSSSRAKTRTKRAGSALKNPKGGLTAAGRAHFRRTEGAHLKPGVQGRADTPEKLRRKGSFLRRHFAHPRGPMLDAKGQPTRLALSAHAWGEPVPRTLAAARKLAQKGHQLLERYARTKSKGKGAAGGKRRAASAAAGKRRAASPGRKTTARKAPARKRSTARR, translated from the coding sequence GTGGCCAGCCGTCGAGCGAGCCGGAGCCGGAGCACGAGCAGCAGCAGCAGGGCGAAGACCCGCACGAAGCGCGCGGGGAGCGCGCTGAAGAACCCCAAGGGAGGCCTCACCGCCGCGGGGCGCGCGCACTTCCGGCGCACCGAGGGGGCCCACCTCAAGCCCGGCGTGCAGGGCCGGGCGGACACGCCGGAGAAGCTGCGGCGCAAGGGCAGCTTCCTGCGCCGCCACTTCGCCCACCCGCGCGGCCCCATGCTGGATGCGAAGGGGCAGCCCACCCGGCTCGCCCTCTCCGCGCACGCGTGGGGCGAGCCCGTGCCGCGCACGCTCGCCGCCGCGCGCAAGCTCGCCCAGAAGGGCCACCAGCTGCTCGAGCGCTACGCGCGCACGAAGTCGAAGGGGAAGGGCGCCGCGGGCGGCAAGCGCCGCGCGGCCAGCGCCGCCGCGGGCAAGCGCCGCGCGGCCTCCCCGGGACGCAAGACGACGGCGCGCAAGGCCCCGGCGCGCAAGCGCTCCACGGCCCGGCGCTGA
- a CDS encoding PilZ domain-containing protein: protein MSPSDTPPDRRRFPRLQAPVYSRPARLSFAAKNKVLDVSLGGARIYSDEKQSDGAELVLDLFLPDGTSMECKARVVWTVTLPADAPARYEVGLAFTDVPADAGHRLEAVLVHED from the coding sequence GTGAGCCCCTCCGACACGCCCCCGGATCGTCGCCGCTTCCCCCGCCTGCAGGCGCCCGTGTACTCGCGCCCCGCGCGGCTGTCCTTCGCGGCGAAGAACAAGGTGCTGGACGTGAGCCTCGGCGGCGCCCGCATCTACTCGGACGAGAAGCAGAGCGACGGCGCCGAGCTGGTGCTGGACCTCTTCCTGCCGGACGGAACCTCCATGGAGTGCAAGGCGCGCGTGGTGTGGACCGTCACGCTGCCCGCCGATGCGCCCGCGCGCTACGAGGTGGGCCTCGCCTTCACGGACGTGCCCGCGGACGCGGGCCACCGGCTCGAGGCCGTGCTCGTGCACGAGGACTAG